Proteins encoded within one genomic window of Ailuropoda melanoleuca isolate Jingjing chromosome 16, ASM200744v2, whole genome shotgun sequence:
- the KANSL2 gene encoding KAT8 regulatory NSL complex subunit 2 isoform X5 — protein MNRIRIHVLPTSRGRITPVPRSQEPLSCSFTHRPCSQPRLEGQEFCIKHILEDKNAPFKQCSYISTKNGKRCPSAAPKPEKKDGVSFCAEHARRNALALHAQMKKANPGPMGETLLCQLSSYAKTELGSQTPESSRSEASRILDEDSWSDGEQEPITVDQTWRGDPDSEADSIDSDQEDPLKHAGVYTAEEVALIMREKLIRLQSLYIDQFKRLQHLLKEKKRRYLHNRKVEHEALGSSLLTGPEGLLAKERENLKRLKCLRRYRQRYGVEALLHRQLKERRMLATDGAAQQAHTTRSSQRCLAFVDDVRCSNQSLPMTRHCLTHICQDTNQVLFKCCQGSEEVPCNKPVPVSLSEDPCCPLHFQLPPQMYKPEQDLDVVGDGMQCPPSPLLFDPSLTLEDHSVKEIAEGSVDILASEGQPHPGTGPDADGWRWVQITGFSKF, from the exons ATGAACAGGATTCGGATCCACGTCTTGCCGACCAGTCGGGGGAGGATCACCCCAGTGCCCAGGTCCCAGGAACCCCTGTCGTGTTCATTCACTCATCGCCCATGCTCGCAACCTCGCCTGGAGGGGCAGGAGTTTTGCATTAAGCATATCCTTGAAGACAAGAATGCACCTTTCAAGCAGTGTAGTTATATATCGAcgaagaatggaaaaagatgtccCAGTGCTGCTCCAAAGCCTGAGAAGAAAGAtgg GGTGTCTTTCTGTGCTGAACATGCTCGTAGGAATGCCTTGGCACTTCATGCTCAAATGAAGAAGGCTAATCCAGGGCCTATGGGTGAAACACTCTTGTGCCAGCTGAGCTCTTATGCTAAGACAGAGCTGGGGTCTCAGACTCCAGAAAGTAGCCGCAGTGAAGCCAGCCGAATTCTGG ATGAAGACAGCTGGAGTGATGGGGAGCAGGAACCCATTACTGTGGATCAGACATGGAGAGGTGACCCTGACAGTGAAGCTGATAGCATAGACAGTGATCAAGAAGATCCCCTAAA ACATGCTGGTGTCTACACAGCAGAAGAAGTTGCCCTGATAATGCGTGAGAAGCTAATTCGTTTGCAGTCTTTGTACATCGATCAGTTTAAACGACTTCAGCATCTGCTCAAAGAGAAGAAGCGACGTTATTTACATAATCGCAAAGTAGAACATGAAGCTCTAG GTAGTAGTCTCCTGACTGGCCCAGAGGGACTTTTGGCCAAAGAACGAGAGAACTTGAAGCGTCTAAAATGTCTTCGGCGGTATCGTCAGCGCTATGGAGTGGAAGCCTTATTACACAGGCAGCTGAAGGAACGCAGAATGCTGGCCACAGATGGTGCTGCCCAACAG gCTCATACGACTCGTTCCAGTCAGAGGTGCTTGGCCTTTGTGGATGATGTTCGTTGTTCCAATCAGTCTCTTCCAATGACCAGACACTGCCTTACCC ATATTTGTCAGGACACGAATCAGGTTCTCTTCAAATGCTGCCAGGGTTCTGAAGAGGTACCCTGCAACAAACCAGTTCCTGTAAGCCTCTCTGAGGATCCTTGCTGCCCACTGCATTTCCAGTTGCCTCCTCAGATGTATAAGCCCGAGCAG gACTTGGATGTTGTGGGTGATGGTATGCAGTGCCCTCCTTCACCCTTACTTTTTGATCCTTCACTAACCCTTGAAGATCATTCAGTCAAAGAAATTGCTGAAGGTTCAGTGGATATTCTGGCAAGTGAAGGACAACCCCATCCAGGCACAG GGCCAGATGCAGATGGCTGGAGATGGGTGCAGATCACAGGGTTCTCGAAATTCTGA
- the KANSL2 gene encoding KAT8 regulatory NSL complex subunit 2 isoform X3 produces MNRIRIHVLPTSRGRITPVPRSQEPLSCSFTHRPCSQPRLEGQEFCIKHILEDKNAPFKQCSYISTKNGKRCPSAAPKPEKKDGVSFCAEHARRNALALHAQMKKANPGPMGETLLCQLSSYAKTELGSQTPESSRSEASRILDEDSWSDGEQEPITVDQTWRGDPDSEADSIDSDQEDPLKHAGVYTAEEVALIMREKLIRLQSLYIDQFKRLQHLLKEKKRRYLHNRKVEHEALGSSLLTGPEGLLAKERENLKRLKCLRRYRQRYGVEALLHRQLKERRMLATDGAAQQAHTTRSSQRCLAFVDDVRCSNQSLPMTRHCLTHICQDTNQVLFKCCQGSEEVPCNKPVPVSLSEDPCCPLHFQLPPQMYKPEQVLSVPDDLEAGPMDLYLSAAELQPTESLPLEFSDDLDVVGDGMQCPPSPLLFDPSLTLEDHSVKEIAEGSVDILASEGQPHPGTGLPAGYG; encoded by the exons ATGAACAGGATTCGGATCCACGTCTTGCCGACCAGTCGGGGGAGGATCACCCCAGTGCCCAGGTCCCAGGAACCCCTGTCGTGTTCATTCACTCATCGCCCATGCTCGCAACCTCGCCTGGAGGGGCAGGAGTTTTGCATTAAGCATATCCTTGAAGACAAGAATGCACCTTTCAAGCAGTGTAGTTATATATCGAcgaagaatggaaaaagatgtccCAGTGCTGCTCCAAAGCCTGAGAAGAAAGAtgg GGTGTCTTTCTGTGCTGAACATGCTCGTAGGAATGCCTTGGCACTTCATGCTCAAATGAAGAAGGCTAATCCAGGGCCTATGGGTGAAACACTCTTGTGCCAGCTGAGCTCTTATGCTAAGACAGAGCTGGGGTCTCAGACTCCAGAAAGTAGCCGCAGTGAAGCCAGCCGAATTCTGG ATGAAGACAGCTGGAGTGATGGGGAGCAGGAACCCATTACTGTGGATCAGACATGGAGAGGTGACCCTGACAGTGAAGCTGATAGCATAGACAGTGATCAAGAAGATCCCCTAAA ACATGCTGGTGTCTACACAGCAGAAGAAGTTGCCCTGATAATGCGTGAGAAGCTAATTCGTTTGCAGTCTTTGTACATCGATCAGTTTAAACGACTTCAGCATCTGCTCAAAGAGAAGAAGCGACGTTATTTACATAATCGCAAAGTAGAACATGAAGCTCTAG GTAGTAGTCTCCTGACTGGCCCAGAGGGACTTTTGGCCAAAGAACGAGAGAACTTGAAGCGTCTAAAATGTCTTCGGCGGTATCGTCAGCGCTATGGAGTGGAAGCCTTATTACACAGGCAGCTGAAGGAACGCAGAATGCTGGCCACAGATGGTGCTGCCCAACAG gCTCATACGACTCGTTCCAGTCAGAGGTGCTTGGCCTTTGTGGATGATGTTCGTTGTTCCAATCAGTCTCTTCCAATGACCAGACACTGCCTTACCC ATATTTGTCAGGACACGAATCAGGTTCTCTTCAAATGCTGCCAGGGTTCTGAAGAGGTACCCTGCAACAAACCAGTTCCTGTAAGCCTCTCTGAGGATCCTTGCTGCCCACTGCATTTCCAGTTGCCTCCTCAGATGTATAAGCCCGAGCAGGTACTGTCTGTGCCAGACGATCTGGAAGCCGGCCCCATGGATCTGTACTTGAGTGCTGCCGAGCTTCAGCCCACTGAGAGTTTACCTCTGGAGTTCAGTGAT gACTTGGATGTTGTGGGTGATGGTATGCAGTGCCCTCCTTCACCCTTACTTTTTGATCCTTCACTAACCCTTGAAGATCATTCAGTCAAAGAAATTGCTGAAGGTTCAGTGGATATTCTGGCAAGTGAAGGACAACCCCATCCAGGCACAGGTCTCCCTGCGGGCTATGGCTAG
- the KANSL2 gene encoding KAT8 regulatory NSL complex subunit 2 isoform X2 codes for MNRIRIHVLPTSRGRITPVPRSQEPLSCSFTHRPCSQPRLEGQEFCIKHILEDKNAPFKQCSYISTKNGKRCPSAAPKPEKKDGVSFCAEHARRNALALHAQMKKANPGPMGETLLCQLSSYAKTELGSQTPESSRSEASRILDEDSWSDGEQEPITVDQTWRGDPDSEADSIDSDQEDPLKHAGVYTAEEVALIMREKLIRLQSLYIDQFKRLQHLLKEKKRRYLHNRKVEHEALGSSLLTGPEGLLAKERENLKRLKCLRRYRQRYGVEALLHRQLKERRMLATDGAAQQAHTTRSSQRCLAFVDDVRCSNQSLPMTRHCLTHICQDTNQVLFKCCQGSEEVPCNKPVPVSLSEDPCCPLHFQLPPQMYKPEQVLSVPDDLEAGPMDLYLSAAELQPTESLPLEFSDDLDVVGDGMQCPPSPLLFDPSLTLEDHSVKEIAEGSVDILASEGQPHPGTGPDADGWRWVQITGFSKF; via the exons ATGAACAGGATTCGGATCCACGTCTTGCCGACCAGTCGGGGGAGGATCACCCCAGTGCCCAGGTCCCAGGAACCCCTGTCGTGTTCATTCACTCATCGCCCATGCTCGCAACCTCGCCTGGAGGGGCAGGAGTTTTGCATTAAGCATATCCTTGAAGACAAGAATGCACCTTTCAAGCAGTGTAGTTATATATCGAcgaagaatggaaaaagatgtccCAGTGCTGCTCCAAAGCCTGAGAAGAAAGAtgg GGTGTCTTTCTGTGCTGAACATGCTCGTAGGAATGCCTTGGCACTTCATGCTCAAATGAAGAAGGCTAATCCAGGGCCTATGGGTGAAACACTCTTGTGCCAGCTGAGCTCTTATGCTAAGACAGAGCTGGGGTCTCAGACTCCAGAAAGTAGCCGCAGTGAAGCCAGCCGAATTCTGG ATGAAGACAGCTGGAGTGATGGGGAGCAGGAACCCATTACTGTGGATCAGACATGGAGAGGTGACCCTGACAGTGAAGCTGATAGCATAGACAGTGATCAAGAAGATCCCCTAAA ACATGCTGGTGTCTACACAGCAGAAGAAGTTGCCCTGATAATGCGTGAGAAGCTAATTCGTTTGCAGTCTTTGTACATCGATCAGTTTAAACGACTTCAGCATCTGCTCAAAGAGAAGAAGCGACGTTATTTACATAATCGCAAAGTAGAACATGAAGCTCTAG GTAGTAGTCTCCTGACTGGCCCAGAGGGACTTTTGGCCAAAGAACGAGAGAACTTGAAGCGTCTAAAATGTCTTCGGCGGTATCGTCAGCGCTATGGAGTGGAAGCCTTATTACACAGGCAGCTGAAGGAACGCAGAATGCTGGCCACAGATGGTGCTGCCCAACAG gCTCATACGACTCGTTCCAGTCAGAGGTGCTTGGCCTTTGTGGATGATGTTCGTTGTTCCAATCAGTCTCTTCCAATGACCAGACACTGCCTTACCC ATATTTGTCAGGACACGAATCAGGTTCTCTTCAAATGCTGCCAGGGTTCTGAAGAGGTACCCTGCAACAAACCAGTTCCTGTAAGCCTCTCTGAGGATCCTTGCTGCCCACTGCATTTCCAGTTGCCTCCTCAGATGTATAAGCCCGAGCAGGTACTGTCTGTGCCAGACGATCTGGAAGCCGGCCCCATGGATCTGTACTTGAGTGCTGCCGAGCTTCAGCCCACTGAGAGTTTACCTCTGGAGTTCAGTGAT gACTTGGATGTTGTGGGTGATGGTATGCAGTGCCCTCCTTCACCCTTACTTTTTGATCCTTCACTAACCCTTGAAGATCATTCAGTCAAAGAAATTGCTGAAGGTTCAGTGGATATTCTGGCAAGTGAAGGACAACCCCATCCAGGCACAG GGCCAGATGCAGATGGCTGGAGATGGGTGCAGATCACAGGGTTCTCGAAATTCTGA
- the KANSL2 gene encoding KAT8 regulatory NSL complex subunit 2 isoform X4: MNRIRIHVLPTSRGRITPVPRSQEPLSCSFTHRPCSQPRLEGQEFCIKHILEDKNAPFKQCSYISTKNGKRCPSAAPKPEKKDGVSFCAEHARRNALALHAQMKKANPGPMGETLLCQLSSYAKTELGSQTPESSRSEASRILDEDSWSDGEQEPITVDQTWRGDPDSEADSIDSDQEDPLKHAGVYTAEEVALIMREKLIRLQSLYIDQFKRLQHLLKEKKRRYLHNRKVEHEALGSSLLTGPEGLLAKERENLKRLKCLRRYRQRYGVEALLHRQLKERRMLATDGAAQQAHTTRSSQRCLAFVDDVRCSNQSLPMTRHCLTHICQDTNQVLFKCCQGSEEVPCNKPVPVSLSEDPCCPLHFQLPPQMYKPEQDLDVVGDGMQCPPSPLLFDPSLTLEDHSVKEIAEGSVDILGQMQMAGDGCRSQGSRNSEKASAPLLQSGVATANGKPEPSSIS; encoded by the exons ATGAACAGGATTCGGATCCACGTCTTGCCGACCAGTCGGGGGAGGATCACCCCAGTGCCCAGGTCCCAGGAACCCCTGTCGTGTTCATTCACTCATCGCCCATGCTCGCAACCTCGCCTGGAGGGGCAGGAGTTTTGCATTAAGCATATCCTTGAAGACAAGAATGCACCTTTCAAGCAGTGTAGTTATATATCGAcgaagaatggaaaaagatgtccCAGTGCTGCTCCAAAGCCTGAGAAGAAAGAtgg GGTGTCTTTCTGTGCTGAACATGCTCGTAGGAATGCCTTGGCACTTCATGCTCAAATGAAGAAGGCTAATCCAGGGCCTATGGGTGAAACACTCTTGTGCCAGCTGAGCTCTTATGCTAAGACAGAGCTGGGGTCTCAGACTCCAGAAAGTAGCCGCAGTGAAGCCAGCCGAATTCTGG ATGAAGACAGCTGGAGTGATGGGGAGCAGGAACCCATTACTGTGGATCAGACATGGAGAGGTGACCCTGACAGTGAAGCTGATAGCATAGACAGTGATCAAGAAGATCCCCTAAA ACATGCTGGTGTCTACACAGCAGAAGAAGTTGCCCTGATAATGCGTGAGAAGCTAATTCGTTTGCAGTCTTTGTACATCGATCAGTTTAAACGACTTCAGCATCTGCTCAAAGAGAAGAAGCGACGTTATTTACATAATCGCAAAGTAGAACATGAAGCTCTAG GTAGTAGTCTCCTGACTGGCCCAGAGGGACTTTTGGCCAAAGAACGAGAGAACTTGAAGCGTCTAAAATGTCTTCGGCGGTATCGTCAGCGCTATGGAGTGGAAGCCTTATTACACAGGCAGCTGAAGGAACGCAGAATGCTGGCCACAGATGGTGCTGCCCAACAG gCTCATACGACTCGTTCCAGTCAGAGGTGCTTGGCCTTTGTGGATGATGTTCGTTGTTCCAATCAGTCTCTTCCAATGACCAGACACTGCCTTACCC ATATTTGTCAGGACACGAATCAGGTTCTCTTCAAATGCTGCCAGGGTTCTGAAGAGGTACCCTGCAACAAACCAGTTCCTGTAAGCCTCTCTGAGGATCCTTGCTGCCCACTGCATTTCCAGTTGCCTCCTCAGATGTATAAGCCCGAGCAG gACTTGGATGTTGTGGGTGATGGTATGCAGTGCCCTCCTTCACCCTTACTTTTTGATCCTTCACTAACCCTTGAAGATCATTCAGTCAAAGAAATTGCTGAAGGTTCAGTGGATATTCTG GGCCAGATGCAGATGGCTGGAGATGGGTGCAGATCACAGGGTTCTCGAAATTCTGAGAAAGCCTCTGCACCACTGCTTCAGAGCGGAGTGGCTACTGCAAATGGGAAGCCAGAACCCTCTTCTATCAGTTGA
- the KANSL2 gene encoding KAT8 regulatory NSL complex subunit 2 isoform X1, whose product MNRIRIHVLPTSRGRITPVPRSQEPLSCSFTHRPCSQPRLEGQEFCIKHILEDKNAPFKQCSYISTKNGKRCPSAAPKPEKKDGVSFCAEHARRNALALHAQMKKANPGPMGETLLCQLSSYAKTELGSQTPESSRSEASRILDEDSWSDGEQEPITVDQTWRGDPDSEADSIDSDQEDPLKHAGVYTAEEVALIMREKLIRLQSLYIDQFKRLQHLLKEKKRRYLHNRKVEHEALGSSLLTGPEGLLAKERENLKRLKCLRRYRQRYGVEALLHRQLKERRMLATDGAAQQAHTTRSSQRCLAFVDDVRCSNQSLPMTRHCLTHICQDTNQVLFKCCQGSEEVPCNKPVPVSLSEDPCCPLHFQLPPQMYKPEQVLSVPDDLEAGPMDLYLSAAELQPTESLPLEFSDDLDVVGDGMQCPPSPLLFDPSLTLEDHSVKEIAEGSVDILGQMQMAGDGCRSQGSRNSEKASAPLLQSGVATANGKPEPSSIS is encoded by the exons ATGAACAGGATTCGGATCCACGTCTTGCCGACCAGTCGGGGGAGGATCACCCCAGTGCCCAGGTCCCAGGAACCCCTGTCGTGTTCATTCACTCATCGCCCATGCTCGCAACCTCGCCTGGAGGGGCAGGAGTTTTGCATTAAGCATATCCTTGAAGACAAGAATGCACCTTTCAAGCAGTGTAGTTATATATCGAcgaagaatggaaaaagatgtccCAGTGCTGCTCCAAAGCCTGAGAAGAAAGAtgg GGTGTCTTTCTGTGCTGAACATGCTCGTAGGAATGCCTTGGCACTTCATGCTCAAATGAAGAAGGCTAATCCAGGGCCTATGGGTGAAACACTCTTGTGCCAGCTGAGCTCTTATGCTAAGACAGAGCTGGGGTCTCAGACTCCAGAAAGTAGCCGCAGTGAAGCCAGCCGAATTCTGG ATGAAGACAGCTGGAGTGATGGGGAGCAGGAACCCATTACTGTGGATCAGACATGGAGAGGTGACCCTGACAGTGAAGCTGATAGCATAGACAGTGATCAAGAAGATCCCCTAAA ACATGCTGGTGTCTACACAGCAGAAGAAGTTGCCCTGATAATGCGTGAGAAGCTAATTCGTTTGCAGTCTTTGTACATCGATCAGTTTAAACGACTTCAGCATCTGCTCAAAGAGAAGAAGCGACGTTATTTACATAATCGCAAAGTAGAACATGAAGCTCTAG GTAGTAGTCTCCTGACTGGCCCAGAGGGACTTTTGGCCAAAGAACGAGAGAACTTGAAGCGTCTAAAATGTCTTCGGCGGTATCGTCAGCGCTATGGAGTGGAAGCCTTATTACACAGGCAGCTGAAGGAACGCAGAATGCTGGCCACAGATGGTGCTGCCCAACAG gCTCATACGACTCGTTCCAGTCAGAGGTGCTTGGCCTTTGTGGATGATGTTCGTTGTTCCAATCAGTCTCTTCCAATGACCAGACACTGCCTTACCC ATATTTGTCAGGACACGAATCAGGTTCTCTTCAAATGCTGCCAGGGTTCTGAAGAGGTACCCTGCAACAAACCAGTTCCTGTAAGCCTCTCTGAGGATCCTTGCTGCCCACTGCATTTCCAGTTGCCTCCTCAGATGTATAAGCCCGAGCAGGTACTGTCTGTGCCAGACGATCTGGAAGCCGGCCCCATGGATCTGTACTTGAGTGCTGCCGAGCTTCAGCCCACTGAGAGTTTACCTCTGGAGTTCAGTGAT gACTTGGATGTTGTGGGTGATGGTATGCAGTGCCCTCCTTCACCCTTACTTTTTGATCCTTCACTAACCCTTGAAGATCATTCAGTCAAAGAAATTGCTGAAGGTTCAGTGGATATTCTG GGCCAGATGCAGATGGCTGGAGATGGGTGCAGATCACAGGGTTCTCGAAATTCTGAGAAAGCCTCTGCACCACTGCTTCAGAGCGGAGTGGCTACTGCAAATGGGAAGCCAGAACCCTCTTCTATCAGTTGA